The Blattabacterium cuenoti genome includes a region encoding these proteins:
- a CDS encoding alpha-ketoacid dehydrogenase subunit alpha/beta, with the protein MNYNNNKKPSDDEEPTFDSFRKIVLDDYKLAKISRETSLLGRKEVLNGKAKFGIFGDGKEIPQLAMAKVFRNGDFRSGYYRDQTFMMAIGALTVRSFFSQLYAHSDLEAEPISSGRMMTAHFGTRFLNFDGTWKNLIQEKNSSADISSTAAQMPRLLGLAQASKIYKKLKNLKKTHKIFSRDGNEVAFGTIGNASISEGLFWETLNAASVLQIPIILSIWDDEYGISVPNKYQFSKQNISDLLSGFHRNKKEKGVEIIRVNGSNYMDLTKTYVIAEKVARYEHVPVIIHVTNLTQPQGHSTSSSHERYKSKERLEWEMNNDGIKKFRDWILNFQFNKKNKLQNLANVCCLDQIDIEAKEYVKNEQEKAWKAFQKPIIEIKNEAVNILQKMQNAYSNKKWINKYVKKYIQKLHDKTKNFTTKKSIFRITRKILYLLSEVESDSKYCLIKWIKKKYDEEQENYSSHLYSISEKSSVKRTEVFPVYKNNSFEVDGRIVLRENFDKLLELYPDLLIFGEDVGKIGDVNQGLEGLQKKYGKTRIFDTGIRESTILGQGIGLSMRGLKPIVEIQYIDYILYALQIMSDDLACLQYRTKGGQKAPVIIRTRGHRLEGIWHSGSPIGGIINYLRGILVLVPRNMVKAAGFYNTLLSGDDPALVIECLNGYRIKEKLPENLGFFRTPIGIVERTRKGKDITMVTYGSTWRIVNEAAEELYKINIDSEVIDIQSILPFDLQKDIVKSLQKTNRLLIIDEDVPGGASAYILQKILEEQNGYYYLDSPPVTITAKEHRPPYGSDGDYFSKPSVEDIVEKVLKIMHNS; encoded by the coding sequence ATGAATTACAACAATAATAAAAAACCTAGTGATGATGAGGAACCCACTTTTGATTCATTTCGAAAAATAGTTTTAGATGATTATAAATTGGCTAAAATTAGTCGTGAAACCAGTCTTTTAGGAAGAAAAGAAGTTTTAAATGGAAAAGCTAAGTTTGGGATATTTGGTGATGGAAAAGAAATTCCTCAATTAGCTATGGCGAAAGTTTTTAGAAATGGAGATTTTAGATCTGGATATTATCGAGATCAAACGTTTATGATGGCTATTGGAGCTTTAACTGTAAGAAGTTTTTTTTCACAATTGTATGCTCATTCAGATTTAGAAGCTGAACCTATTTCATCTGGAAGAATGATGACAGCACATTTTGGAACACGTTTTCTAAATTTTGATGGAACTTGGAAAAATCTTATTCAAGAAAAAAATTCTAGTGCAGATATTTCTTCAACAGCTGCTCAAATGCCGAGATTATTAGGATTAGCACAGGCGTCTAAAATTTATAAAAAACTAAAAAATTTAAAAAAAACACATAAAATATTTTCTCGTGATGGAAACGAAGTTGCGTTTGGAACTATTGGGAATGCCAGTATTTCAGAAGGATTATTTTGGGAAACTTTAAATGCGGCTTCCGTCTTGCAAATTCCTATTATTCTATCTATTTGGGATGATGAATATGGAATCTCTGTTCCTAATAAATATCAATTTTCTAAACAAAATATTAGTGATCTTTTATCTGGGTTTCATAGAAACAAAAAAGAAAAAGGAGTGGAAATTATTCGTGTGAATGGATCCAATTATATGGATCTTACAAAGACGTATGTTATTGCAGAAAAAGTGGCTCGTTATGAACATGTTCCAGTCATAATTCATGTCACAAATTTAACTCAACCGCAAGGACATTCTACTTCTTCTTCACATGAAAGATATAAATCAAAAGAACGTTTGGAATGGGAAATGAATAATGATGGAATAAAAAAATTTAGAGATTGGATTTTGAATTTTCAGTTCAATAAAAAAAATAAGTTACAAAATTTAGCCAATGTTTGTTGTTTAGATCAAATAGATATAGAAGCTAAAGAATATGTTAAAAATGAACAAGAAAAAGCTTGGAAAGCGTTTCAAAAACCAATTATTGAAATTAAAAATGAAGCTGTGAACATTTTACAAAAAATGCAAAACGCTTATTCTAACAAAAAATGGATTAATAAATATGTTAAAAAATATATTCAAAAATTGCATGATAAAACTAAAAATTTTACCACAAAAAAATCAATATTTCGTATTACACGAAAAATTTTATATCTACTATCTGAAGTAGAATCAGATTCAAAATATTGTTTGATCAAATGGATTAAAAAAAAATATGATGAAGAACAAGAAAATTATTCTTCTCACCTATATAGTATTTCCGAAAAATCTTCTGTAAAAAGAACAGAAGTTTTTCCTGTGTATAAGAATAACAGTTTTGAAGTAGATGGAAGAATTGTTTTAAGAGAGAATTTTGATAAATTATTAGAATTATATCCTGATCTTTTAATATTTGGAGAAGATGTAGGAAAAATAGGAGATGTCAATCAAGGATTGGAAGGGTTGCAAAAGAAATATGGAAAAACTCGCATTTTTGATACGGGAATACGTGAATCTACTATTCTTGGTCAGGGGATTGGTCTTTCTATGCGTGGACTTAAACCTATAGTCGAAATTCAATATATAGATTATATTTTATATGCTTTACAGATCATGAGTGACGATCTTGCTTGTTTGCAATATAGAACAAAAGGAGGACAAAAAGCCCCTGTAATTATTAGAACTAGAGGTCATCGTTTAGAAGGAATATGGCATTCAGGCTCTCCTATAGGAGGGATTATTAATTATTTAAGAGGAATTTTAGTTTTGGTTCCAAGAAACATGGTAAAAGCTGCTGGTTTTTATAATACTTTATTATCTGGAGATGATCCAGCTTTAGTTATTGAATGCCTGAATGGATATAGAATAAAAGAAAAATTACCAGAAAATTTAGGTTTTTTTAGAACTCCTATTGGAATAGTGGAAAGAACAAGGAAAGGGAAAGATATAACCATGGTAACGTATGGTTCTACATGGAGAATTGTAAATGAAGCAGCAGAAGAATTGTATAAAATTAATATTGATTCAGAAGTGATTGATATTCAATCTATTTTACCTTTTGATTTACAAAAAGACATTGTAAAAAGTTTACAAAAAACTAACAGACTATTAATTATAGATGAGGATGTTCCAGGTGGAGCATCTGCTTATATTTTACAAAAAATATTAGAAGAACAAAACGGATATTATTATTTAGATAGTCCTCCTGTTACGATTACGGCTAAAGAACATCGCCCCCCTTATGGATCAGATGGTGATTATTTTTCAAAACCTTCTGTTGAAGATATTGTAGAAAAAGTATTAAAAATCATGCATAATAGTTAG
- a CDS encoding branched-chain amino acid aminotransferase translates to MKIEKTLQSRIGKIDFNNISFGNQYSDHMFCSEYKDGKWKNSIIKPFGNIMFSPISPVFHYGQAVFEGMKAYKDKNEEVFLFRPEENFKRINRSAIRLEMPTIPKDIFMNGLKKLIDLDRNWIPKNYGQSLYIRPFLIATNGVLSAKPSKDYMFMIISTPADSYYKHPLKIKIEEKYSRSAAGGVGFTKAAGNYASSFYPTRLANEEGFDQILWTDSSTHTMIEESGTMNVFFWLKNKLITPKANDNILSGITCKSIISLAEKEGFYVEEKNLSVLEIIKGLQGGDLKEAFGCGTAAVINCFKIISYQGNNFSLPDIPEKERISFRLKKSLLDIQHNLSEDPFGWRVQLKKYS, encoded by the coding sequence ATGAAAATAGAAAAAACCCTACAATCAAGGATTGGAAAAATAGATTTTAACAATATTTCCTTTGGAAATCAGTATTCAGATCATATGTTTTGTTCTGAATACAAAGATGGAAAATGGAAAAATTCTATTATTAAGCCTTTTGGGAATATTATGTTTTCTCCTATTTCTCCTGTTTTTCATTATGGACAAGCTGTTTTTGAAGGAATGAAAGCTTATAAAGATAAAAATGAAGAAGTTTTTTTATTCCGTCCAGAAGAAAATTTCAAAAGAATAAATAGGTCTGCTATTCGTTTGGAAATGCCTACTATTCCAAAAGATATTTTTATGAACGGACTGAAGAAATTAATAGATCTAGATAGAAATTGGATTCCTAAAAATTATGGACAATCTTTATATATTCGTCCTTTCCTAATTGCAACTAATGGGGTCTTGTCTGCGAAACCTTCTAAAGATTATATGTTTATGATTATATCTACTCCTGCAGATTCCTATTATAAACATCCTTTGAAAATTAAGATAGAAGAAAAATATAGTCGTTCTGCAGCAGGAGGTGTTGGATTTACTAAAGCTGCTGGAAATTACGCTTCTTCTTTCTATCCTACTAGATTAGCAAATGAAGAAGGATTTGATCAAATATTGTGGACAGACTCTTCCACTCACACAATGATAGAAGAATCAGGAACTATGAATGTTTTTTTTTGGTTGAAAAACAAACTTATCACTCCAAAAGCTAATGATAATATATTAAGTGGAATAACCTGTAAAAGTATTATTTCTTTAGCTGAAAAAGAAGGATTTTATGTGGAAGAGAAAAATTTAAGTGTTTTAGAAATCATAAAAGGATTGCAGGGAGGAGACTTAAAAGAAGCTTTTGGCTGTGGAACAGCTGCTGTAATAAATTGTTTTAAAATAATTAGTTATCAAGGAAATAATTTTTCATTACCAGATATTCCAGAAAAAGAACGAATATCTTTTCGTTTAAAAAAAAGTTTATTGGATATTCAGCATAATTTATCGGAAGATCCTTTCGGATGGAGGGTTCAATTAAAAAAATATTCATAA
- a CDS encoding valine--tRNA ligase, whose protein sequence is MDISIKYDPKSVEKKRYNYWMKGNYFSSYPDDRTPYTIVMPPPNITGVLHIGHMLNNTIQDVLIRCARMKGYNACWIPGTDHASIATEAKVVDQLKKYGLSKPFLGREKFLHYVIEWSKKHKNIIFDQLKKLGCSCDWNRTQFTMNQKLSKSVSKIFIDLYEHGYIYRDYHVVNWDPKAKTTLSDEEVIYEERIGQLYYLKYQIKGEKGERNYVTVATTRPETIFGDTALCFHPYDSRYFHLKGKHAKVPIINKDIPIIQDSYVDKNFGTGFLKVTPAHDKYDKDIADKHKLEIVDIFNEDATLNEKGLHYKGMNRFKVRKKIVEELKQLGYLVKIEKYNHKIGFSERTLSIVEQRLSLQWFLKMKKMAVPAIEAVKNGDIQFYPKKLNKIYFKWMNQIRDWNISRQLWWGHRLPVYYYGKKPNDFVVAESLEIALKKARKKSENSYLSHNEIWQDSDVLDTWFSSWLFPLSVFDGISHPHNHEICYYYPTEDIVTGSDILFFWVARMIIAGLFFQKKKPFKKVFFTGIVRDSKNQKISKSLNNSPNPIDLINQYGADAVRMGLMLKTSAGKDFHFEEKICLQGRNFSNKVWNAFRLIKSWKIQKNQHVPDSSIIAIKWLKNRFYYVLEMFEKHFQEYKFDESLMILYKFIWYDFCSFFLEIIKPIHGNNGNKSISKIEYLNTIIFFENILKLLHPYMPFLSEEIWNLIEKRKPEEALIVSSWPKKKSYDYEILVSFEKVTQIISEIRNIRNKSNIPYQKSLVLFTMRKKEEKEYNPIILKLANLSEIVSVLEEPKNESVFSFFLETDQFFLSLEDQSYHSSHMDIIRIEKKIQYFHNLLSLIRKNLSNDKYVSSIPKNLLLKERKKECDTLKKIYQLKKYLEFLRK, encoded by the coding sequence CCTTATACTATAGTGATGCCTCCTCCAAACATTACTGGAGTTCTTCACATAGGACATATGCTGAATAATACTATTCAGGATGTTTTGATTAGATGTGCTAGAATGAAAGGATATAATGCTTGTTGGATTCCTGGGACAGATCACGCATCTATAGCGACAGAAGCTAAAGTAGTTGATCAATTAAAAAAATATGGATTGTCCAAACCTTTTTTAGGAAGGGAAAAGTTTTTGCATTATGTTATTGAATGGTCAAAAAAACATAAAAATATTATTTTTGATCAACTAAAAAAATTAGGTTGTTCATGTGATTGGAATCGGACTCAATTTACAATGAACCAGAAATTATCTAAATCTGTATCAAAAATTTTTATAGATTTGTATGAGCATGGATATATTTATAGAGATTATCATGTTGTTAATTGGGATCCAAAAGCTAAAACGACTCTTTCTGATGAAGAAGTTATTTATGAAGAACGTATTGGTCAACTTTATTATTTAAAATATCAAATAAAAGGAGAAAAAGGAGAAAGAAATTATGTTACTGTAGCAACAACACGTCCTGAAACCATATTTGGGGATACTGCTCTTTGTTTTCATCCATATGATTCCCGTTATTTTCATTTGAAAGGGAAACATGCAAAAGTTCCAATAATTAATAAAGATATTCCTATTATACAGGATTCTTATGTAGACAAAAATTTCGGAACAGGATTTTTAAAGGTCACTCCAGCTCATGATAAATACGATAAAGATATAGCGGATAAACATAAACTAGAGATCGTTGATATTTTTAATGAAGATGCTACCTTAAATGAAAAAGGACTTCATTACAAAGGGATGAATCGTTTTAAAGTAAGAAAAAAAATTGTTGAAGAATTAAAACAATTGGGGTATTTAGTAAAGATAGAAAAATATAATCATAAAATAGGTTTTTCGGAACGTACTTTGTCGATAGTAGAACAACGATTATCTCTTCAATGGTTTTTAAAAATGAAAAAAATGGCTGTTCCAGCTATAGAAGCTGTAAAAAATGGAGATATTCAATTTTATCCCAAAAAATTGAATAAAATTTATTTTAAATGGATGAATCAAATTCGTGACTGGAATATATCTAGACAATTGTGGTGGGGTCATCGTCTTCCTGTATATTATTATGGGAAAAAACCTAATGATTTTGTGGTTGCAGAAAGTTTAGAAATAGCATTGAAAAAAGCGAGAAAAAAAAGCGAAAATTCATATTTAAGTCATAATGAAATATGGCAAGATTCAGATGTTTTAGACACTTGGTTTTCCTCTTGGTTATTTCCATTATCTGTTTTTGATGGAATTAGTCATCCTCATAATCACGAAATTTGTTATTATTATCCGACTGAAGATATAGTAACAGGATCGGATATATTGTTTTTTTGGGTGGCACGTATGATTATAGCAGGTTTATTTTTTCAAAAGAAAAAACCTTTCAAAAAGGTTTTTTTTACCGGAATTGTTAGAGATTCTAAAAATCAAAAAATATCAAAATCATTAAATAATTCTCCAAATCCTATAGATTTAATTAACCAATATGGAGCAGATGCTGTACGTATGGGTCTTATGTTGAAAACTAGTGCAGGAAAAGATTTTCATTTTGAGGAAAAAATATGTTTGCAAGGAAGGAATTTTTCAAACAAAGTGTGGAATGCTTTTCGTTTAATTAAAAGTTGGAAAATACAAAAAAATCAACATGTTCCTGATTCTTCTATAATTGCTATAAAATGGTTAAAAAATCGTTTTTATTATGTTTTGGAAATGTTTGAAAAACATTTTCAAGAATATAAATTTGATGAATCATTAATGATTTTATATAAATTTATTTGGTATGATTTTTGCTCGTTTTTTCTTGAAATTATTAAACCTATTCATGGAAATAATGGAAATAAATCTATTTCAAAAATAGAATATTTAAACACCATTATATTTTTTGAAAACATATTGAAATTATTACATCCATATATGCCTTTTCTTTCAGAAGAAATTTGGAATCTTATTGAAAAAAGAAAACCGGAAGAAGCTTTAATTGTTTCTTCTTGGCCTAAAAAAAAATCCTATGATTATGAAATTTTAGTTTCTTTCGAAAAGGTTACTCAAATAATATCTGAAATCCGCAATATTAGAAATAAAAGTAATATTCCTTATCAAAAAAGCCTTGTCTTGTTTACTATGAGAAAAAAAGAAGAAAAAGAATATAATCCTATCATATTAAAATTGGCTAATTTATCAGAAATTGTTTCTGTATTAGAAGAACCTAAAAATGAATCGGTATTTTCTTTTTTTTTAGAGACAGATCAATTTTTCTTATCCTTGGAAGATCAAAGCTATCATTCTAGTCATATGGATATTATTAGGATTGAAAAAAAAATTCAATATTTTCATAATTTATTATCTTTAATTCGAAAAAATTTATCAAATGATAAATATGTATCTTCTATACCAAAAAACCTTCTTTTAAAGGAAAGAAAAAAAGAATGTGATACATTGAAAAAAATATACCAACTCAAAAAGTATTTAGAATTTTTGAGAAAATGA
- the ndk gene encoding nucleoside-diphosphate kinase, with protein sequence MFGKITLSIIKPDAVKKGQSISILSRIVFAGFQIIALKMTELSKKSAIRFYEEHKEKYFFDSLVEFMSSGPIISFILEKENAVRDFRILIGNTNPINAEKGTIRNLYATSLEKNAIHGSDSEKNAFKECQFFFSSREIFLR encoded by the coding sequence ATGTTTGGAAAAATAACTCTTTCTATTATCAAACCGGATGCGGTTAAGAAAGGACAGAGCATCTCTATTTTATCCAGAATAGTTTTTGCAGGATTTCAGATTATTGCGCTTAAAATGACAGAACTTTCTAAAAAATCAGCCATCAGATTTTATGAAGAACATAAAGAAAAATATTTTTTCGATTCTTTGGTAGAATTTATGTCTTCTGGACCAATTATTTCCTTCATATTGGAAAAAGAAAATGCCGTAAGAGACTTTAGAATTTTAATAGGAAACACAAATCCAATTAATGCTGAAAAAGGAACTATACGAAATCTGTATGCTACCTCTTTAGAAAAAAATGCTATACATGGATCAGATAGTGAGAAAAATGCTTTTAAAGAATGTCAATTTTTTTTTTCAAGCCGAGAAATTTTTTTAAGATAA
- a CDS encoding LemA family protein has protein sequence MRKNFLIATYSILILIFIIGLWGSNVYNHLVKLNERIKTQWGQVENVYQRRSDLIPNLVNTVKGSANFEKNTLIQVIESRAKATSININPNELNQNQINKFQQAQEKLNNTVSKLLLVVENYPNLKSTKNFYELQNQLEGTENRINIERNRFNDKVNHFNTYRNQFPKIIIANFFSQFQEKGYFQSQIGSEKSPFVDFSK, from the coding sequence ATGAGAAAAAATTTTCTAATAGCCACTTACTCTATTTTAATTCTTATATTTATAATTGGATTATGGGGATCTAATGTATATAATCATCTAGTAAAACTAAACGAAAGGATTAAAACACAATGGGGACAAGTGGAAAATGTTTATCAACGTAGATCCGATCTAATTCCAAACTTAGTGAATACAGTAAAAGGATCTGCTAATTTTGAAAAAAATACATTAATCCAAGTCATAGAATCTAGAGCCAAAGCTACTTCTATTAATATCAATCCAAATGAATTGAATCAAAATCAAATCAATAAATTTCAACAAGCACAAGAAAAATTAAATAATACTGTTAGTAAACTACTTTTAGTTGTGGAAAACTATCCAAATTTAAAGTCAACAAAAAACTTTTACGAATTACAAAATCAATTAGAAGGAACAGAAAATCGTATTAATATAGAAAGAAACCGATTTAATGATAAAGTAAATCATTTTAATACTTATAGAAATCAATTTCCAAAAATTATCATAGCAAACTTTTTTTCTCAATTCCAAGAAAAAGGATATTTCCAATCTCAAATAGGATCAGAAAAATCTCCTTTTGTAGATTTTTCCAAATAA
- a CDS encoding TPM domain-containing protein, which yields MRKIIQLIILIFFYTNLAKGQFNIPESPKKIYPIQDYTGVLSKKQIEKLNQKLISYSKITSTEILISIIQDLHGEDPNFLAAQWGEKWKIGKSHKNNGIVILLSINDRKISIQNGYGIEPYITDFLTTKIIEKAKPILKNNLYYLAIDSCIQEVFQTLQNQYHHKKQKKKVLPMWNFFIYMSVFFVMLFLLSRKKIIDSSLLNNLLITDFLFRNKNFNNHEDEDSFDGFGGGGNFGGGGGSGNW from the coding sequence ATGAGAAAAATTATTCAATTAATTATTTTAATTTTTTTTTACACAAATTTAGCAAAAGGACAATTTAATATACCTGAATCTCCAAAAAAAATATATCCTATTCAGGATTATACAGGAGTTTTATCCAAAAAACAGATAGAAAAACTAAATCAAAAACTTATTTCATACTCTAAAATCACATCAACAGAAATTCTTATTTCTATCATTCAGGATCTTCATGGAGAAGATCCAAATTTTTTAGCTGCTCAATGGGGTGAAAAATGGAAAATTGGGAAATCTCATAAAAATAATGGAATAGTCATATTATTATCTATCAATGACAGAAAAATATCTATCCAAAATGGATATGGAATAGAACCCTATATTACAGACTTTTTAACTACGAAAATTATAGAAAAAGCAAAACCTATATTGAAAAATAATCTCTATTATCTAGCTATAGATTCCTGCATTCAGGAAGTATTTCAAACACTTCAGAATCAATATCATCATAAAAAACAAAAAAAGAAAGTTCTTCCTATGTGGAATTTTTTTATTTATATGAGTGTTTTTTTTGTTATGCTTTTTTTACTATCTAGAAAAAAAATAATAGATTCCTCATTATTAAATAATTTACTTATAACAGATTTTCTATTCAGAAATAAAAATTTTAATAATCATGAAGATGAAGATAGTTTTGATGGATTTGGAGGGGGAGGAAATTTCGGAGGGGGAGGAGGTAGTGGAAATTGGTAA